In the genome of Paracoccus tegillarcae, one region contains:
- a CDS encoding PfkB family carbohydrate kinase: MTEQPDIICIGAMLWDVIGRAPRAMKAGHDVPGRIAHIPGGVALNVAIALARRGMRPAVLSAVGLEPEGDALVAESARLGVMTAHLIRDPDLPTDCYMAVEDNSGLVAAIADAHSLEAAGERILAPLDNALAGWQGVAVVDGNLTERLLARIAGDPRLAHADLRIVPASPGKAKRLDPLIAAGRGCFYLNRLEAEIIAGRACADAVTAAEAVTAKGARRVIVTDGGERVADAMSGQPTLTATPPAVRIARITGAGDCFLAAHLVAEQQGADRDGALQAATQAAAAHVAGKDLP; this comes from the coding sequence ATGACTGAGCAGCCTGATATCATCTGCATCGGTGCAATGCTGTGGGACGTGATCGGGCGTGCGCCGCGCGCGATGAAGGCCGGGCATGACGTGCCGGGCCGCATCGCCCATATCCCCGGCGGCGTGGCGCTGAACGTGGCCATCGCGCTGGCGCGGCGCGGAATGCGACCTGCGGTCCTGTCAGCGGTCGGACTGGAACCCGAGGGCGACGCGCTGGTCGCGGAAAGCGCGCGGCTTGGGGTGATGACCGCGCATCTGATCCGCGACCCCGACCTGCCCACCGATTGCTACATGGCGGTCGAGGACAATTCCGGCCTCGTCGCAGCCATCGCCGATGCGCATTCGCTGGAAGCCGCGGGCGAGCGTATCCTTGCGCCGCTGGATAACGCGCTTGCCGGTTGGCAGGGCGTGGCGGTGGTCGATGGCAATCTGACCGAACGCCTGCTGGCCCGGATCGCTGGCGACCCGCGCCTTGCCCATGCTGATCTGCGCATTGTGCCTGCCAGTCCCGGTAAGGCCAAGCGCCTCGATCCACTGATCGCGGCCGGACGCGGTTGCTTTTACCTGAACAGGCTGGAGGCCGAGATCATCGCGGGCCGTGCCTGCGCCGATGCCGTCACCGCAGCCGAGGCAGTGACCGCCAAGGGCGCGCGCCGTGTCATCGTCACGGATGGCGGAGAGCGGGTGGCAGACGCCATGTCCGGCCAACCCACGCTGACCGCCACGCCGCCCGCCGTTCGCATTGCACGCATCACCGGCGCAGGCGATTGCTTTCTGGCCGCCCATCTGGTCGCGGAACAGCAAGGCGCAGATCGCGACGGCGCGCTGCAGGCCGCAACGCAAGCCGCCGCCGCGCATGTGGCGGGCAAGGACCTGCCGTGA
- a CDS encoding F0F1 ATP synthase subunit A yields MATEAHGESTGLEFHPMDQFIVKPLFGDGAVHWYTPTNVTLWMGIILLCVVGLFVMGTRGRAIVPNRVQSIAELGYGMVHKMVEDVAGKDGLKYFPYIMCLFLFIVFANMLGLLPKAFTVTSHIAVTGVLAMAVFLSVTVLGFVKNGTHFLGLFWVKSAPLALRPILAVIEVISYFVRPVSHSIRLAGNLMAGHAVIKVFAGFAAIALVSPLSIAAVVAMYGLEVLVAFIQAYVFTILTCVYLKDALHPGH; encoded by the coding sequence GTGGCGACCGAAGCGCATGGCGAAAGCACGGGTCTGGAATTCCACCCGATGGATCAGTTCATCGTCAAGCCGTTGTTCGGTGACGGTGCGGTGCATTGGTATACCCCCACGAACGTAACGCTGTGGATGGGCATCATCCTGCTATGCGTCGTCGGCTTGTTCGTCATGGGCACGCGCGGCCGCGCCATCGTTCCCAACCGGGTCCAGTCGATCGCCGAACTGGGTTACGGCATGGTGCACAAGATGGTCGAGGATGTGGCGGGCAAGGATGGCCTGAAATATTTCCCCTATATCATGTGCCTGTTCCTGTTCATCGTCTTCGCGAACATGCTGGGCCTGCTGCCCAAAGCCTTTACCGTCACCTCGCATATCGCCGTCACGGGCGTTCTGGCGATGGCCGTTTTCCTTAGCGTCACGGTGCTTGGCTTCGTCAAGAACGGCACGCATTTCCTGGGTCTGTTCTGGGTCAAGTCCGCGCCGCTGGCGCTGCGGCCGATCCTGGCTGTGATCGAGGTGATCAGCTATTTCGTGCGCCCGGTCAGCCATTCGATTCGTCTTGCCGGCAACCTGATGGCCGGTCACGCCGTGATCAAGGTCTTTGCCGGCTTCGCCGCCATCGCGCTGGTATCGCCGCTGTCGATCGCCGCCGTCGTCGCCATGTACGGGCTGGAGGTGCTGGTCGCCTTTATCCAGGCATACGTCTTTACCATCCTGACTTGCGTCTATCTGAAAGACGCGCTGCATCCGGGCCACTAA
- a CDS encoding ArsR/SmtB family transcription factor, producing the protein MNHTENARLDQIFAALADPTRRRVLSMLLEDDMAVSDVAEPFEMSLAAVSKHLGILAAAGLIRQERHGRINWCKLEPTGMRAATVWMQGFGQFDPVDLDDFERFLEAEMTEWDRERGEDD; encoded by the coding sequence ATGAACCACACAGAAAACGCACGCCTCGACCAGATTTTCGCAGCCCTTGCCGACCCGACGCGGCGCAGGGTGCTGTCGATGTTGCTGGAAGACGACATGGCCGTCAGCGATGTGGCCGAGCCGTTCGAGATGAGCCTGGCCGCCGTGTCCAAGCATCTGGGCATCCTTGCCGCAGCCGGTCTGATCCGTCAGGAACGGCACGGGCGGATCAACTGGTGCAAGCTGGAACCGACCGGGATGCGGGCGGCCACGGTCTGGATGCAGGGCTTTGGGCAATTTGATCCGGTCGATCTGGACGACTTTGAACGCTTTCTCGAGGCCGAGATGACGGAATGGGACCGCGAAAGAGGCGAAGATGACTGA
- a CDS encoding AtpZ/AtpI family protein: protein MAEGPLENAERAKDAARLRDLEDRLTRKTRVGDGPKPMATHDQAHIAWRMVIELVAGLGIGFGIGYGLDLLLGTMPVMLILFIFLGFAAGIKTMMRTAAELNETSGKTADDTAQPAKTAEKDERG from the coding sequence ATGGCCGAAGGGCCTTTGGAGAATGCAGAAAGGGCGAAAGATGCTGCCCGTCTGCGCGATCTTGAGGACCGGCTGACACGCAAGACGCGGGTCGGTGACGGGCCAAAGCCAATGGCGACACATGATCAGGCGCATATCGCCTGGCGCATGGTGATCGAATTGGTGGCGGGGCTGGGGATCGGCTTTGGCATCGGCTACGGGTTGGACCTGCTGCTCGGCACCATGCCGGTCATGCTGATCCTGTTTATTTTTCTCGGCTTCGCGGCCGGCATCAAGACGATGATGCGCACCGCGGCCGAACTGAACGAAACGTCGGGCAAGACAGCCGACGATACGGCACAACCGGCCAAGACGGCCGAGAAGGACGAGAGGGGCTGA
- a CDS encoding F0F1 ATP synthase subunit C, which yields MEGNIAELGQYIGAGLAAIGSGAAAIGVGHVAGNFLAGALRNPSAAAGQTATLFIGIAFAEALGIFAFLVSLLLMFAV from the coding sequence ATGGAAGGGAATATCGCAGAACTGGGGCAGTACATCGGTGCAGGTCTGGCCGCTATCGGTTCGGGCGCAGCTGCCATCGGTGTGGGCCACGTTGCCGGCAACTTCCTCGCTGGTGCGCTGCGCAACCCGTCGGCTGCTGCCGGCCAGACCGCGACGCTGTTCATCGGCATCGCCTTCGCAGAAGCTCTGGGGATCTTTGCATTCCTCGTATCGCTTCTGCTGATGTTCGCGGTCTGA